The nucleotide window ACCTTACTATAATAGGTAATTTAATCCAAAACTCCAAGTATTTTGGGGTATTAATTTATAATTATCCTACCACTTTCATCTTCAAAACAAATGCCTTTATGAACAACGTCTTGAACGTCTTTTATGCGTATAATTCAACAATTCCTAAGATAAGTGTTTCGAATTCAACTATATTAACAACGATAAAACAAAGCGATAGCCATCTCGTGAAACTTTCTCCCATTATACCATTGTTACTATTGATAATGATAGTATTCCTTGTCTACTTATTTCTATTTAGAAAAGGCAGAAGATAATGAATTTTCAAGTAAACTTCTCATTTCCTTTTCGTAATTTAACATTTCGATGTATTCTTCATTAGAAATCTTACTCACTATCATACCGTAACTCACAACAACGTAGTCCCCTTCTTTGACATCATCAACATTATTTATAACAGGTTCGACCAATCCATTACCGTAATCTACGAAGGCTACTATTCCATTAATTTGAACAACTTTTGCAGGTAAACTTATACACATAAGATAACAATGTTTTTAATACTTTTAAATCTTTATAACTCTTATGAGCTTATATGATTTAGAAATAATCGACCTAGACGTCAATATAAGGGATGGGAAAGTAGTTAGTGCTAAGTGCTCTGGAAACAAGGTAAGAGGATTTGAAAAAGCATTTACGGGGAAAGATGCTAAAACGTTATATGAAGTTTTACCTAGAGTCTTAGCTACATGCAGCCAATCTCACCTTTACGTATATGTTAAACCTCATATCCAAACTTCAATAACTGAACTACTTATGTTTCTAGAAATCATTGACAGTCATATGAAACACCCTTATGCTTACTGGTTTCCACATATAATTAAAGACGACAGTGGTGTTTCACCAAATTATTTCATTTGAAAGATATAATATTAGCACTTTCAAAAAGAGATTGATATAGAGAAAAACAATAAAATTATTATGAAACATAACATGTTAAAATAATTTGCAAAAAATATAGCGTACAATTCTAATAATAAGAGGAGAATTCTGAATTTTTCTCACGTGGTGAAAACGACGTGCATAGTCTCCTCTGAACACCGAGAAAGTTAGAGAAGCTTGACGAATGAATCGAAGGACAAAACCTTCTTACACGTGGACTTGAAGTTAAAGAGAAGATGATTCACTAGATTCCACGCAGAATCCAGAACCGTATAATAGAGGAACAAGAAGATCTTATTACTCAACTTCCTAACATACCTTATCCTTGCCTTCCTAACCTTAAAACCCTCCTCAACCTGCCACCTCAACCTATAGAGTTCAGCCAGTTCATAGGGATCTCCCTCGAAGTTCGTTACGAACATGAAGTGCCTCGGCTTTCCCTTAACGTAAACCACATCGTAATAATAAAGCCCTTCAAATTCCAAGACCCTATACGCAACGTAAACCTTGTCCTTAACCTCGTATCTCTTCTCAACTAATGGAACGTTAGATAGTTCCTTGAATCCCTTCAAGTTCGACTTTCCTCTCACAATGGTCTTCACGGGCATTTCCTTGATGACCCCTAGGTTCAAGAATCCGGCGTCAGCTACAACGTAATCTATTTCCATGTATTGGCTTACTTCCCTCACGCTCCTGAGTAGGAACTGTGATGGACTGTCGCTTCTCAAATCTGCTACCTCCACTAGGAGGGGTAACCTTAAGGGATATACGAGGTCCAAGGATCTCATCTTTACTCCTTTTCTCTTCCAGTTGTAGAGTAGAAAGCCCTCTGCTTTTTCTTGTTCCTTTTCTCCCACGGTTAATCCGGTCTCATCTACAGCGACTACGTTGATCTCTCCCTTTACTTCTCTGTAGATTGGGTAGAACTTGAAGGTTCTCTGACCTTTACTAATTACTTTCTCGCCTCGTCTTACTACCTTCAAGTAGTATTTTCCTCTGTTTCCGGTTAGCAAGGATGGTGCTGCTTTCACTATTTCCGGGTCTAGATCTTGAGAGATAACGTTAATATTGTTTGTTGCTAAAGTTATAGCGAGGGACTTCAGCTCCGTTTTGGATACTTGTATGGTTTGCATAACGGAGTTATGGAGTCCCTCGCTTTAACCTTTTCTTGTTCATCTCGTCCTTCCACCTACTTTCCTCTATTGATAATACTAGACAAATGGTATTACTCTTTATATATAAACTCGTTTTCTGTTAGTTTCTTCAACAAATATGAAAATTTTTTGCTTCTTGTGTTGAAATAAGCCGATTTTTCTAACTCCGCTCTGATATTTTTCTCTTCCATAGAAATTGTATCATTTTGAGTA belongs to Saccharolobus solfataricus and includes:
- a CDS encoding HypC/HybG/HupF family hydrogenase formation chaperone, which produces MCISLPAKVVQINGIVAFVDYGNGLVEPVINNVDDVKEGDYVVVSYGMIVSKISNEEYIEMLNYEKEMRSLLENSLSSAFSK
- a CDS encoding ISH3-like element ISC1439A family transposase — encoded protein: MQTIQVSKTELKSLAITLATNNINVISQDLDPEIVKAAPSLLTGNRGKYYLKVVRRGEKVISKGQRTFKFYPIYREVKGEINVVAVDETGLTVGEKEQEKAEGFLLYNWKRKGVKMRSLDLVYPLRLPLLVEVADLRSDSPSQFLLRSVREVSQYMEIDYVVADAGFLNLGVIKEMPVKTIVRGKSNLKGFKELSNVPLVEKRYEVKDKVYVAYRVLEFEGLYYYDVVYVKGKPRHFMFVTNFEGDPYELAELYRLRWQVEEGFKVRKARIRYVRKLSNKIFLFLYYTVLDSAWNLVNHLLFNFKSTCKKVLSFDSFVKLL